ATGACTGAGATGATGATTTACATAAACCACTTCCGGCAGTTTATCCCGAATGCCGATTTCGCGCATCGCAGAATGGATCATACTTTGATAATTGGCAGGACGATATAAATTCAGGTAGTTCAGCACTCCGCCAAAACCATCACCGGAAATATCTCCCTTACTATTGTATTTAGCACTGCTGAAACCATTCTTTACCGCTATGCCAGCCAAATTTCTCATTATCCGGAAAGGGTATTTGGTGCAATCCCAATTTATAGCTATCTTATCTACATCCCGGATATCCAATCCGGTGGAAGATAAACACCAGCGTAAAGCATACGCAGGAAATAAACCATGCAAACCTTTCAATCTATTAAACCGTTCTTCATGCGAGAATGCTATCAGTTTCCCATCTATTACCAGGCAGGCAGAAGGATTTTGACCGAAAGCGTTAAGCCCTAAAACTATCATTCTCAATCCTCAACTTCAAAACAGCTAAGATCAATATCGGACATCAGGTATTCCAAATCCAAAAACTTCAGAGCCGGCTTCAGGGATGCAGCATAAAAACTCTTGCTCTCCCAAAGCTTTTGCATTGCCTCATCGCGGGTAATATAGCCATAACGGATCTGATTGCTTAAAAAAGCATCCGTATAGGAAACAGCAAACATCTTTTGGAACATATATTCTTTAAATACATTGAAAACACAATCCGTATGCCAGTCCTCTTTGATCGCTTCGGGTATTTTCCAGCCAAGCTCTGAAGTGATGGTATCCAAAATGAGGCGGGGATCCCATTTTTCATAAGCATAAAACATCAAAGGGTGAACCTGAGGATACTTGAAACGAAGATATCCGGAGCCAGGGAAAACAGCTAAGCAGCCAGGAATGCTTGTGCCCAGAGTTGTTGCCAAGCTTTTAGCAAAAGTTGGTGAAGCCAGAAGTTCGCATCCTATATGTATCCCGCTGCGGAGTAACCCTTCTCTTTTATAAATGTGTTTCTTGTCCCCGGTATATTTGATTGCCAGAAAAGGTGAATATTCAAGAGGTGTGGAAGACCATACCACAAAGGGGATTTTCCTTTCGGTAGCTATCCGGGAGCCCAAAAGATGCAGATGCTTGCAAGCTACACAAATCATACCTGCCGAAGTGGGTGTAGGATGAGCCAGCCAGGATTTAAAATAGCGGGTAAAAGTTTTCTTGTGCTTATCTCCGGAAAGAGAAACCTGATGTAAGGTTACACCTAACTTTTCACAGGTTTTTTGGGCATTTTCCAGAGCAAATTTATTGGTGCCGCTATGTGTATAGATAAATGCTTCCGCTTTCAGATGATAATGAGTAACTAAACGATACAAAGCATAGGTGCTGTCTTTTCCTCCGCTTAAACCTACTAAACAATCTGCAGAACCTTTGTGCTCACCAAGACCCCGAAATTTATTCACCAGTAGTTGTTCACCTTTTATCCGGTAGGGTGGGTAATTATCTCTACACCAGGAGCATATTCCATTTTCATCAAAATTGCTACCGGCAAGCGTATCCGGCATCAGGCATTTATTGCAGCGGGTCATTGTTTTTTCTCCTTCAGAATATAAACGCAAGCTTTAGTAAGGGGATTAAAGCCGATGGAAATAACTTTATAACCTGCCTGGAAAATAGAACTTTCTACCAGTTCCCGGCTAATATGGAATTGATTAATTCCCAGCATTAGCATTCCTTCTTTTTCTATATATTGAGGTGCATCCTGCAAAAATCTCTGGATTGTCTCAATTCCTTGAGTGCCACCACAGAAACGCTTTATGGACAGGGCGTCAGGAAACAACCCTTTGCTTTTTCCTTTGTCGCTCTCCAAATAGGGAGCATTGAAGAGAATCAGAGAAAACCGGGCATTGATATTGGCAAAAAGGTCACTGTGTAGATAAGTAATTCCGCTTTCACTATCATTATCCCTGGCAAAGTTGATAAGTTCAAGGCAGTGGTCAGCAGCGCTGACTTCAGGACAATCCAGTTTGCTTTTAGCATAGCGGGAAAGAACAGCATAAGGTCCACAGCCCATATCCAGTAACTTTGTAGCTCTATTTACATATTCTTTTAGGCGGTTACGCAATGTTAAAGTAGTCCAATCCCAATATTGACCCCAAAGTGCAGGAGGCGGATTGAATCCATAGATAAATTTAAAGAGCATTTTATTCGTTCGTATGCCTTTTACAACCTTGAGATAAAAACCATATAAATTCATAGCTATGTAACCGGTTATCTTCATTAATTTACTTTTCCTAAGCAATCTTTAAAGCTTTTTTCGGGTACTGCAGGGTCTTACCAAAGATGAGCTCTAAAGGGTAGAAAACAGATGCTCAACAATAAATATAGCAATTCATAATTCTACTTTCGTGTCAAGGCAAATCTTGCGCTCAGTCCTAAAAATCACCCTTGGGATAATTGCCTTGCAGAAAAAGCTTGACATCCACAGGGCTTTAGAGTATTATATTATAAGTGGTTTATATTATTCGGATACAAGGAGTTTAAATGCTCCTAAGGCAATTACCGAACCTGAATTCGGTAACCCTGTAAGTTCTTGATTAAAGCAGGAAGGGAAAAAATGGATCAAAGAATAGTGTTATCTCCAGCTACAGAGCAGGATATTGATTTCATAGTAGATATTAAAACCGATATTACCCTTTGGCCTTATGAAGATGATGTTTCATCAGACAAGGAAGCAGTTCGCAAAGAAGTAATCTCAAGAATAGATGGCAGATGGTATAAACAATATATTATATGCCTTAATTCAGAAAATAAAACACCCATAGGTGCCATTCATATTCACTGGTATGTGATAGAACGAGGAAGCTGGGAATTGGGTTACTGCATCTTTCCAGAATACCGTAGGCAGGGCTATGGAACAGAAGCTGCACAATTAATTTTGAAATATGCTTTTGATGACTGGCATGCGCATAAGGTGCTGGCAATGTGTAATGCTCAAAATATACCTTCGCAAAAGGTGCTGGAGAAGCTGGGAATGACCAAAGAAGGGATATTTCGGGAAGAATTGCCCTGGCAGGATAAGTGGGTGGATCAATACTTCTATAGTATTCTGGAGCGTGAATTTAAAGCCAACTAAAGCACAAAGATGGATGACAGTATTTAGGAACAGGATACATAAGTTCATAAGGAATAACCTTGAATGATATGCAAAAAGTCCTAAAACTTACGAAAGAACTATACCCGTTATAAATAGATATAACATAGCAGGCAATTCATTTTCATATTCTCTACTGCAGACCTGCTTTCAATAGTAAGGTGAAATCCTTTCTTTTGCAAAAACCGCATAGTGAAACCCAACTTTTGGCTAAAACTTCCGCTTGCCAGATCTGACTTAATCACCTTAGAAATAATAGAGGTAGAAATAATCAAAATCTTGAACAAATCTTCTCATCGGAGTTGAATACTAATAAACCCTTTCTTGCTATTCCTCCAGTTTAGGTTAACAAATATATGCCGATGATTGTATAGGATAACAAGTGGGGGATAGTTTTTACCTTTACCACCTAATTGCTTTGCAGAAAAAGCTTGACATCCACAGGGCTTTAGAGTATTATATTAAAAGTGATTTATTTTATTTAGATACAAGGAGTTTAAGTGCTCCTAAGGTAATTGCCGAACCTGAATTCGGTAACCCTGTAAATTCCTGATTACAGCAGGAAGGACAAAAAAACATTAGCTTAGTAAGGATGAAAAAAAAGCGAGAAAGCAATGAAACAGATTTTAGTAGTGCTCTTAGTTAGCATAACTGCCTTTCTTATGGCACAGATAGAAATTCCGTTTGGCGAAATACGCCACAGTTCTATAGATATAGAAGGGAATTTGCATCTGCGTTGGGAGGACTTAAGCGGAGGGACATTAAGTCCGGAGTTTTTTTACAGTGCCAATGGTTCTTCCTGGCAAAGTTCAGAAGTTCAAGATATTTCCACGGGAGAAAAAGAAGCAACGGCACCTTATAGTTTCGGTCAAAAACTGCGTTACCGTCTTCATTACAGCATAGAAGAAATGGGGGAAACCATTGCTATGATGCATTCCGCCTATTGGGATAGTAATTCTTTTCCTCCTTCTTTAAATAATCTGGCTTATATCGGAACGGATGCAACAGGGGATAGTGTAACGGTGTATTCCTCAAACCTGGATTTACAGGAAACCTATATGGCAAGGAGTCCTGATAAACTATATTTTACGCTGAAAAACCTCAGCGGCAGTTTTCCGATAATGAATTCCCTAACCAGTTATAATGTTTACTTGGGAGTTTTGGGCAATATCAGTTCGCTGATGGATAGTGTAGGTTATGCAATGATCTATAGTTTTAATATTCCCGGCGTAGTTTCCAGCGGGCTTTATAAAATCGGTTATGATTCAGCAACGCAGCTACCTGTTTTTACGCGTCTTGGCAGTATTCAAAGTCAGGTTTCCGGAGGGGCATTAAATCTTGCCTGTAATATCAGTGATTTAACCGCTGATCCTGATTTTGGCGTTATGCCCGATGCCTTAATGATGGTAGGGCTTACTGCGAAGGTAGATATTGACATTGCCAATTTGCAACCTCAAATAGGGCTGGGCGATTACAGCACTCTTGCCTATATCCTTTTTCAGGATAATTACTATCAGGTAAGCCAGAATACGCTTCCTGTTTGCACTTTCAATAGTTACAATCCTTCCACCGGAATTTTACAGCTTGATTATTGGGATGCGGAAGCAGATTTTCCTTTAGTTAGCGAAGCTATTTTACCGAACGACACAGTGTTACAGTTTGTGCCTACGGCTCTGGATTATACCTCTGTAGTTACATACTTTTTACAATTACCTGCGGGAGAAGTAGATTCTCTGCTTTTCAGATTTAGCGATAACGGTTTTGAGCTTGTTCAGGATGTTCTTAATTTTGTTGCCAATGAAGATAGTTACGCTGTTCCCGGGCAGCTATCCTGCACAATGCCAAATCCGATTTCGGGGTTACCTGTAAATATCCGGTTGAAGGGTTTATCCAATAGCCCGGTTAACATAGAAATATATAATTTGAAAGGACAAAAGGTGGAGAAATTACAATATCCAAATACCGGAAATGGCGAATTGAATATAAGTTTGAATAGCTATCAGCTTTGTTCGGGAGTATATTTTATGCAAATTCAAAACGGCAGCCGAAATTTAAAGCGCAAATTTATGGTGGTTAAGTAACAGCAGATATGTTTATTGATTATACCCAAATAAAAATTAAATCCGGTAACGGAGGGGATGGAGCAGTCAGTTTCAGGCACGAAAAATATGTTCCCAAGGGTGGTCCTGATGGAGGAGATGGTGGTAAGGGAGGTGATGTAATAGCTATTGGAGACAGTAACTTAAACACACTTCTGGATTATCGCTATCACAAAGTTTACAAAGCAGGAAACGGAAAACCGGGTGCCGGAGCTAAGAAAAGCGGTTCGTCTGGTGCGGATTGTATTCTACGCTTACCTTTAGGCACCGAAATTTATGCCCTGGAAGGCGAGAAAAGATATAAACTGGCAG
The Candidatus Cloacimonas sp. DNA segment above includes these coding regions:
- a CDS encoding GNAT family protein — its product is MDQRIVLSPATEQDIDFIVDIKTDITLWPYEDDVSSDKEAVRKEVISRIDGRWYKQYIICLNSENKTPIGAIHIHWYVIERGSWELGYCIFPEYRRQGYGTEAAQLILKYAFDDWHAHKVLAMCNAQNIPSQKVLEKLGMTKEGIFREELPWQDKWVDQYFYSILEREFKAN
- a CDS encoding T9SS type A sorting domain-containing protein — its product is MKQILVVLLVSITAFLMAQIEIPFGEIRHSSIDIEGNLHLRWEDLSGGTLSPEFFYSANGSSWQSSEVQDISTGEKEATAPYSFGQKLRYRLHYSIEEMGETIAMMHSAYWDSNSFPPSLNNLAYIGTDATGDSVTVYSSNLDLQETYMARSPDKLYFTLKNLSGSFPIMNSLTSYNVYLGVLGNISSLMDSVGYAMIYSFNIPGVVSSGLYKIGYDSATQLPVFTRLGSIQSQVSGGALNLACNISDLTADPDFGVMPDALMMVGLTAKVDIDIANLQPQIGLGDYSTLAYILFQDNYYQVSQNTLPVCTFNSYNPSTGILQLDYWDAEADFPLVSEAILPNDTVLQFVPTALDYTSVVTYFLQLPAGEVDSLLFRFSDNGFELVQDVLNFVANEDSYAVPGQLSCTMPNPISGLPVNIRLKGLSNSPVNIEIYNLKGQKVEKLQYPNTGNGELNISLNSYQLCSGVYFMQIQNGSRNLKRKFMVVK
- a CDS encoding methyltransferase; translation: MKITGYIAMNLYGFYLKVVKGIRTNKMLFKFIYGFNPPPALWGQYWDWTTLTLRNRLKEYVNRATKLLDMGCGPYAVLSRYAKSKLDCPEVSAADHCLELINFARDNDSESGITYLHSDLFANINARFSLILFNAPYLESDKGKSKGLFPDALSIKRFCGGTQGIETIQRFLQDAPQYIEKEGMLMLGINQFHISRELVESSIFQAGYKVISIGFNPLTKACVYILKEKKQ